A region from the Aeromicrobium choanae genome encodes:
- the rnc gene encoding ribonuclease III, which yields MSVVRSSDLHDVPELAALSETLGVPDLDPELLTHALTHRSFSYENGQIPNNERLEFLGDSVLGLVVTETLFRGHPDLPEGQLAKLRAAVVSAKALAEVARTLGLGDHLRLGRGEEASGGRNKPSILSDAMEAVLGAVFVEFGIERAADVIHAIFDPVIADAAQMGAGLDWKTSLQEISALHGLGVPAYVLEGTGPDHDKTFTASVVLGAERFDGGTGRSKKDAEQMVAEIAWRAISARAADPAPSPDGARTS from the coding sequence GTGAGCGTCGTCAGGTCCTCTGACCTGCACGACGTGCCCGAGCTCGCGGCACTGAGTGAGACGCTCGGGGTCCCCGATCTGGACCCCGAGCTCCTCACGCATGCCCTGACTCACCGTTCGTTCTCCTACGAGAACGGCCAGATCCCGAACAACGAGCGCCTCGAGTTCCTCGGCGACTCGGTGCTCGGCCTCGTGGTCACCGAGACCCTGTTCCGTGGTCACCCCGACCTGCCCGAGGGCCAGCTGGCGAAGCTGCGCGCGGCGGTCGTCAGCGCGAAGGCGCTCGCCGAGGTCGCGCGCACCCTCGGCCTGGGCGACCACCTGCGCCTCGGTCGTGGCGAGGAGGCCTCGGGCGGCCGGAACAAGCCCTCGATCCTCTCCGACGCCATGGAGGCCGTGCTCGGCGCGGTCTTCGTCGAGTTCGGCATCGAGCGCGCCGCCGACGTCATCCACGCGATCTTCGACCCGGTGATCGCCGACGCCGCCCAGATGGGCGCCGGCCTCGACTGGAAGACCTCGCTGCAGGAGATCTCGGCGCTGCACGGACTCGGCGTGCCCGCCTACGTCCTCGAGGGCACCGGCCCCGATCACGACAAGACCTTCACGGCCTCCGTCGTGCTGGGCGCCGAGCGCTTCGACGGCGGCACCGGCCGCTCCAAGAAGGACGCCGAGCAGATGGTCGCCGAGATCGCGTGGCGTGCCATCAGCGCTCGCGCGGCCGATCCCGCCCCGAGCCCCGACGGTGCCCGAACTTCCTGA
- the mutM gene encoding bifunctional DNA-formamidopyrimidine glycosylase/DNA-(apurinic or apyrimidinic site) lyase, producing the protein MPELPEVEVVRRGLDDHVVGRTITAVEVLDSRSVRRHGPGPSDFVARLVSRRVESAHRRGKYLWLALDDGSSILTHLGMSGQALIADPDAPAPRHLRITLDLDDGRQLRFADQRIFGGMAVSETDPPTEIAHIALDPLDPAFDDAAFVARLRRRQTGVKRALLDQGLVSGVGNIYADEALWRARLHYARNTKGLRIAEATDLIGHVRDVMSQALEQGGTSFDALYVNVNGQSGYFDRSLNAYGQEGRPCDRCGDLIVREPFMNRSSYRCPTCQPRPRNGRW; encoded by the coding sequence GTGCCCGAACTTCCTGAGGTCGAGGTCGTCCGGCGCGGCCTGGACGACCACGTGGTGGGCCGCACGATCACCGCGGTGGAGGTGCTGGACTCCCGCTCGGTGCGTCGCCACGGACCCGGTCCCTCCGACTTCGTCGCCCGCCTCGTCTCCCGCCGGGTCGAGTCGGCCCACCGCCGCGGCAAGTACCTGTGGCTGGCGCTCGACGACGGCTCCAGCATCCTGACCCACCTCGGGATGAGCGGACAGGCCCTCATCGCCGATCCCGACGCCCCTGCGCCTCGCCACCTGCGGATCACCCTCGACCTCGACGACGGACGTCAGCTGCGCTTCGCCGACCAGCGGATCTTCGGCGGCATGGCGGTCAGCGAGACCGATCCGCCCACTGAGATCGCCCACATCGCGCTCGACCCGCTGGATCCCGCGTTCGACGACGCGGCGTTCGTCGCCCGCCTGCGACGGCGCCAGACCGGCGTGAAGCGCGCCCTGCTCGACCAGGGCCTGGTGTCGGGCGTGGGCAACATCTACGCGGACGAGGCGCTCTGGCGCGCCCGCCTGCACTACGCGCGCAACACGAAGGGGCTGCGGATCGCCGAGGCCACCGACCTGATCGGCCACGTGCGCGACGTGATGTCGCAGGCGCTCGAGCAGGGTGGCACGTCGTTCGACGCGCTCTACGTGAACGTCAACGGTCAGAGCGGCTACTTCGACCGCTCGCTGAACGCGTACGGCCAGGAGGGGCGGCCCTGCGACCGCTGCGGTGACCTCATCGTGCGCGAGCCGTTCATGAACCGCTCGTCCTACCGGTGCCCCACGTGCCAGCCGCGGCCCCGCAACGGTCGCTGGTGA
- the dinB gene encoding DNA polymerase IV, with amino-acid sequence MEGAEQDRFGSILHADLDAFYASVEQRDDPTLRGRPVIVGGGVVLSGSYEARARGVRTAMGGRQALRLCPDAVVVPPRFDAYVAASKAVFEIFRDTTPLVRGLSIDEAFLDVSGLRRLRGPALPIARELRRRVQDETGLPISVGLARTPYLAKVASTLAKPDGLLVVPVDGELQFLHALPVERLWGVGDITAAKLHAAHLRTVADVARLTPGELSAVVGRAAGHHLHALANGHDSRRVEPGPSRRSIGAQHALGRASFADADLALLALCDKVGRRMRRAGRTAATVTIRLRFGDFRRSTSSRTLPRPTESTSVISDVARALLESRRADIEREGITLVGVALSGLDDHGAQLVLPLDDEADPVLDQTLDRVAARFGNAAVRRGSHLGRGWEPRSPVQ; translated from the coding sequence ATGGAGGGTGCGGAGCAGGACCGGTTCGGGTCGATCCTCCACGCCGACCTCGACGCGTTCTACGCGTCCGTGGAGCAGCGCGACGACCCCACCCTGCGTGGCCGTCCGGTGATCGTCGGCGGCGGGGTCGTGCTGTCGGGGTCCTACGAGGCACGGGCGCGCGGGGTGCGCACCGCCATGGGCGGTCGCCAGGCGCTGCGCCTGTGCCCCGACGCGGTGGTCGTGCCGCCCCGCTTCGACGCCTACGTCGCGGCCAGCAAGGCCGTCTTCGAGATCTTCCGCGACACCACTCCCCTCGTGCGGGGCCTGTCGATCGACGAGGCCTTCCTCGACGTCTCCGGGCTGCGCCGGCTCCGGGGCCCCGCCCTGCCGATCGCACGCGAACTGCGGCGCCGGGTGCAGGACGAGACGGGACTGCCGATCTCGGTGGGGCTCGCCCGCACGCCCTACCTGGCCAAGGTCGCCAGCACGCTGGCCAAGCCCGACGGGCTACTCGTCGTCCCGGTCGACGGCGAGCTGCAGTTCCTGCACGCGCTGCCCGTCGAGCGGCTGTGGGGCGTGGGCGACATCACCGCGGCGAAGCTGCACGCCGCCCACCTGCGCACGGTGGCCGACGTCGCGCGGCTGACCCCCGGCGAGCTGTCCGCCGTGGTCGGGCGCGCCGCGGGCCACCACCTGCACGCCCTCGCTAACGGGCACGACTCCCGCCGGGTCGAGCCCGGCCCCTCGCGCCGGTCGATCGGGGCGCAGCACGCGCTGGGCCGCGCCTCGTTCGCCGATGCCGATCTGGCGCTGCTCGCGCTGTGCGACAAGGTCGGCCGCCGCATGCGCCGGGCGGGCCGCACCGCCGCGACCGTCACGATCCGCCTGAGGTTCGGGGACTTCCGGCGCTCCACGTCGTCCCGCACGCTCCCCCGGCCCACCGAGAGCACGTCGGTGATCTCCGACGTCGCCCGCGCCCTGCTGGAGTCGCGCCGGGCCGACATCGAGCGTGAGGGCATCACGCTGGTGGGCGTCGCGCTGTCGGGGCTCGACGACCACGGGGCCCAGCTCGTGCTGCCGCTCGACGACGAGGCCGATCCCGTGCTCGACCAGACCCTCGATCGCGTCGCCGCGCGGTTCGGGAACGCCGCCGTGCGGCGCGGGAGTCACCTCGGACGCGGTTGGGAGCCCCGGTCCCCCGTGCAGTGA
- a CDS encoding YceD family protein, whose translation MTSRPFVFDTQVFGRRPGAEKSYDLDLEAPADLGLPVFGVPEGSPIGLELRLEAVMDGVLATGTASVHAVGECVRCLRDVEEDFDCDFQELYLYEDAGEDELALEDEYLDLEPVLRDAVVLALPHNPLCDPDCPGLCPDCGARLADDPDHTHGDAIDPRWSALTHLTERPEE comes from the coding sequence GTGACTTCCCGACCGTTCGTGTTCGACACCCAGGTGTTCGGACGTCGACCCGGTGCGGAGAAGTCGTACGATCTCGACCTCGAGGCACCCGCGGATCTCGGTCTTCCGGTCTTCGGTGTTCCCGAGGGCTCGCCCATCGGTCTGGAGCTTCGGCTCGAGGCAGTGATGGACGGTGTTCTCGCCACCGGAACCGCCTCGGTCCACGCCGTCGGCGAGTGTGTGCGCTGCTTGAGGGACGTCGAAGAGGATTTCGACTGCGACTTCCAGGAGCTCTACCTCTACGAGGACGCGGGCGAGGACGAACTGGCCCTCGAGGACGAGTATCTGGACCTCGAGCCCGTCCTGCGGGACGCGGTGGTGCTCGCACTGCCGCACAACCCGTTGTGTGATCCGGACTGTCCGGGACTGTGCCCCGATTGTGGGGCCCGGCTCGCGGACGATCCCGATCACACACACGGTGACGCGATCGACCCGAGATGGTCGGCGCTGACCCACCTGACCGAACGACCTGAGGAGTAA
- the rsmD gene encoding 16S rRNA (guanine(966)-N(2))-methyltransferase RsmD, with amino-acid sequence MTRIIAGRWGGRRITTPPGDGTRPTSDRVRESVFASLNSLLGGFDGLRVLDLFAGSGALGLECVSRGAAHADLVESDARAARTIQRNVTELGASARVHRVTAQRYVAANSGPWDLVFLDPPYAVPTEEVASIVAALRPSLAEDAVVVVERSSRDEFTWPEGFDALRDKSYGETRLWYGH; translated from the coding sequence ATGACGCGGATCATCGCGGGACGCTGGGGAGGCCGCCGGATCACGACCCCGCCGGGCGACGGCACCCGACCCACCTCCGACCGCGTGCGCGAGTCGGTGTTCGCCTCCCTGAACTCGCTGCTGGGCGGATTCGACGGGCTGCGGGTCCTCGACCTCTTCGCCGGCTCCGGGGCGCTCGGGCTCGAGTGCGTCTCGCGCGGCGCCGCGCACGCCGACCTGGTCGAGTCCGACGCGCGCGCTGCCCGCACGATCCAGCGCAACGTCACCGAGCTGGGTGCCTCGGCACGCGTCCATCGCGTCACGGCGCAGCGCTACGTGGCCGCGAACAGCGGTCCGTGGGACCTCGTGTTCCTCGATCCTCCGTACGCCGTCCCCACCGAGGAGGTGGCGTCGATCGTCGCCGCGCTGCGGCCCTCGCTGGCCGAGGACGCCGTCGTGGTGGTCGAGCGCTCGAGCCGCGACGAGTTCACGTGGCCCGAGGGGTTCGACGCGCTGCGGGACAAGTCCTACGGCGAGACACGGCTTTGGTACGGTCACTGA
- a CDS encoding SGNH/GDSL hydrolase family protein: protein MKRPARLGRLVPVVFSNVLLATVFLIGPGVTAPASAAATPKIMVVGDSISQGLEGDYTWRYRLAESLSSRGQAADFVGPWSGTLVTNQTKSHNGAYRPGISFDSANLAQWGWQVHQAKDVIGENVATYAPDYLLIELGFNDIAWGVNGPAGVLQDLEWLIYNAREKNPYVKILVANVPQRTALSNLPELPGLISDYNARLRARVPALNNAISPVTFVDIDGPLDAATHSYDGLHPNVRGEFVIAKAFADALAGHGVGKPFGALPASYPSNLTPAAPASITAVRSGEDIKISWPHVFAAGGYAFYSRDVTAGKPFERGVYDISTNTWTASLLPAGHKMEFYVRTTRGTYTSSSQSPTASAVVAPLPPVTNVKATVDPNKPYAVKLTWDAVSGAKDYSVYAAPGCGDVLPPERSAYTLQKWGLGNTTTWTQEYVFDDCVNYVVLASRNGGEGEWSLVSSARARPYEGNYLHGVARSRYFDTEPDQVGVVKDQKAETRVAAGEDRGIVVARGYIRGKDAETNSIGDGRQWDSNPYASSKIGVAWDTATGEIGVYAHRSCAVGGYPLLNIAAGCRSALPIKFVADASIYKDSDKSRYTYVSVQRQSSGGLRATVSAMNSWEGFGPSQFEVDFGRINATFVLTPSGATYRATLTGDRFPAWEFYRYARTEPAPLGERGVARTIGTRDQTAKGDLKGSPSTCVSPAAEKGLEAPPHPMAC, encoded by the coding sequence ATGAAACGGCCTGCCCGCCTGGGGCGCCTTGTTCCCGTCGTGTTCTCGAACGTTCTTCTCGCAACGGTGTTCTTGATAGGACCCGGCGTCACCGCGCCGGCCTCGGCAGCGGCCACGCCGAAGATCATGGTGGTCGGCGACTCGATCTCGCAGGGCCTAGAGGGTGACTACACCTGGCGGTACCGACTGGCGGAGAGTCTGTCGTCGCGTGGACAGGCTGCCGACTTCGTCGGACCGTGGTCAGGCACGTTGGTGACCAATCAGACGAAGAGTCACAACGGCGCCTACCGTCCGGGCATCAGCTTCGACAGCGCCAATCTCGCGCAGTGGGGCTGGCAGGTGCATCAGGCGAAGGACGTCATTGGAGAGAACGTCGCCACATACGCGCCCGACTACCTCCTCATCGAGCTGGGATTCAACGACATCGCTTGGGGAGTGAACGGGCCGGCAGGCGTCCTGCAAGACCTGGAGTGGTTGATTTACAACGCCAGGGAGAAGAACCCGTACGTGAAGATCCTGGTGGCGAACGTGCCGCAACGTACGGCTCTGTCGAACCTGCCTGAACTCCCCGGCCTCATCAGCGACTACAACGCCCGGCTGCGTGCCCGAGTGCCCGCCCTGAACAACGCAATCTCGCCGGTCACCTTCGTGGACATAGACGGGCCGCTGGACGCCGCGACGCACAGCTACGACGGGCTCCATCCGAACGTGCGGGGCGAGTTCGTGATCGCCAAGGCGTTCGCCGACGCGCTGGCGGGTCATGGCGTGGGCAAGCCCTTCGGAGCGCTGCCGGCCAGCTATCCATCAAACTTGACGCCGGCAGCCCCGGCGAGCATCACCGCCGTGCGCAGCGGAGAGGACATCAAGATCAGTTGGCCGCACGTCTTCGCCGCAGGCGGTTACGCCTTCTACAGCCGAGACGTCACGGCCGGGAAGCCGTTTGAGCGCGGCGTCTACGACATCAGCACGAACACCTGGACCGCTTCGCTCCTGCCCGCTGGACACAAGATGGAGTTCTACGTCCGAACCACCCGAGGCACGTACACGTCATCCAGCCAGTCACCGACGGCATCTGCGGTGGTCGCGCCCCTGCCGCCCGTCACCAACGTGAAGGCGACGGTTGATCCCAACAAGCCGTACGCCGTGAAGCTCACGTGGGATGCGGTCTCCGGGGCGAAGGATTACTCGGTCTACGCGGCGCCAGGCTGTGGCGACGTGCTTCCGCCCGAGAGGTCCGCCTACACGTTGCAGAAATGGGGACTCGGAAACACGACGACATGGACCCAGGAGTACGTCTTCGACGATTGCGTCAACTACGTCGTGCTGGCCTCGAGGAATGGCGGGGAGGGCGAGTGGTCACTCGTGTCCAGTGCGCGGGCGAGGCCGTACGAGGGGAACTACCTCCACGGGGTGGCGCGAAGCAGGTACTTCGACACGGAACCGGACCAGGTCGGTGTCGTGAAGGATCAGAAGGCTGAAACTCGCGTTGCTGCGGGCGAGGATCGGGGCATAGTCGTGGCACGAGGGTACATCCGGGGCAAGGACGCTGAGACTAACTCCATCGGCGACGGGAGGCAGTGGGATTCCAACCCCTACGCCTCCTCGAAGATTGGCGTCGCTTGGGACACGGCAACAGGTGAGATCGGTGTCTACGCTCATCGGTCTTGTGCGGTGGGTGGGTATCCGTTACTCAATATCGCCGCAGGTTGTCGATCAGCGCTACCCATCAAGTTCGTTGCGGATGCGAGCATCTACAAGGACTCGGACAAGTCGCGTTACACCTACGTATCCGTCCAGCGCCAGTCGTCCGGTGGGCTTCGGGCCACGGTCTCCGCAATGAACTCCTGGGAGGGCTTCGGCCCTTCACAGTTCGAGGTCGACTTCGGTCGCATCAATGCCACGTTTGTGCTCACGCCATCCGGAGCGACCTACCGTGCCACGCTAACCGGCGACAGGTTTCCGGCGTGGGAGTTCTACCGGTATGCGCGAACCGAGCCTGCACCCTTGGGGGAAAGGGGCGTGGCGAGGACCATCGGTACTCGGGACCAGACCGCGAAAGGAGATCTCAAGGGCAGCCCAAGTACGTGCGTAAGCCCAGCGGCGGAGAAGGGTCTCGAGGCGCCGCCGCACCCCATGGCCTGTTGA
- the rpmF gene encoding 50S ribosomal protein L32 — MAVPKRKMSRSNTRHRRSAWKTTAVATVDCANPACNGKVISHRACAECGQYGARGERRQVL, encoded by the coding sequence GTGGCCGTCCCGAAGCGGAAGATGTCGCGCAGCAACACCCGGCACCGCCGTTCTGCGTGGAAGACGACGGCTGTCGCCACCGTCGACTGCGCGAACCCGGCATGCAACGGCAAGGTGATTTCCCACCGTGCCTGCGCCGAGTGCGGCCAGTACGGCGCGCGCGGTGAGCGTCGTCAGGTCCTCTGA
- a CDS encoding deoxyguanosinetriphosphate triphosphohydrolase — MDRYGSEARERVVPEPPKRSGRTSFERDRARILHSSALRRLAGKTQVMGAGTDDFVRNRLTHSLEVAQVARELGKSLGCDPEIVDSAALSHDLGHPPFGHNGETALNEVAASIGGFEGNAQTLRILSRLEAKTFDARGRSVGLNLTRATLSSCVKYPWRRGERDTPKFGVYEDDLRVFEWLDMQGRLTIEAQVMDLSDDIAYSVHDVEDGVVGGWFSLVGDLDTPGSWRVARDWYDATASDDRLGAALERLRALPEWPVSAFTADRSSQAVLKSLTSALIGRFAGAAYEATVQRWGTGPLVRYAGELEVPRDTLDEINVLKSLAAHHVMRADPRVRDLAQQRDLLHGLVAHLRLKGEGELEPEFAADFRAAADDAQRLRVIVDQVASLTDASAHAWARRLLG; from the coding sequence GTGGACCGGTACGGGAGCGAGGCGCGCGAGCGGGTCGTGCCCGAGCCGCCGAAGCGCTCCGGGCGCACCTCGTTCGAGCGCGACCGTGCCCGGATCCTGCACTCCTCCGCCCTGCGGCGCCTGGCCGGCAAGACGCAGGTCATGGGAGCCGGCACCGACGACTTCGTCCGCAACCGGCTGACCCACTCGCTCGAGGTGGCCCAGGTCGCCCGCGAGCTCGGCAAGAGCCTGGGCTGCGACCCCGAGATCGTCGACTCAGCCGCGCTGTCGCACGACCTCGGGCACCCGCCGTTCGGGCACAACGGCGAGACGGCACTGAACGAGGTGGCCGCCTCCATCGGCGGCTTCGAGGGCAACGCCCAGACGCTGCGCATCCTGTCGCGGCTCGAGGCCAAGACCTTCGACGCCCGGGGCCGCAGCGTGGGCCTCAACCTGACCCGCGCGACGTTGTCCTCGTGCGTGAAGTACCCGTGGCGCCGCGGCGAGCGGGACACCCCGAAGTTCGGCGTCTACGAGGACGACCTGCGCGTGTTCGAGTGGCTCGACATGCAGGGCCGGCTGACGATCGAGGCGCAGGTCATGGACCTGTCGGACGACATCGCCTACTCCGTCCACGACGTGGAGGACGGGGTCGTCGGCGGCTGGTTCAGCCTCGTCGGCGACCTCGACACCCCGGGATCGTGGCGCGTGGCGCGTGACTGGTACGACGCGACCGCCAGCGACGACCGCCTGGGCGCGGCGCTGGAGCGGCTGCGCGCGCTGCCGGAGTGGCCGGTGTCGGCGTTCACCGCCGACCGGTCGTCCCAGGCGGTGCTCAAGAGCCTGACCAGCGCCCTCATCGGCCGGTTCGCCGGTGCCGCCTACGAGGCCACGGTGCAGCGGTGGGGGACCGGTCCGCTGGTCCGCTACGCGGGCGAGCTCGAGGTGCCTCGGGACACCCTCGACGAGATCAACGTGCTGAAGTCGCTCGCGGCCCACCACGTCATGCGGGCCGACCCGCGCGTGCGCGACCTCGCCCAGCAGCGCGACCTGCTGCACGGGCTGGTGGCCCACCTGCGACTCAAGGGCGAGGGCGAGCTGGAGCCGGAGTTCGCCGCCGACTTCCGGGCCGCCGCCGACGACGCCCAGCGCCTGCGCGTGATCGTCGACCAGGTGGCCAGCCTCACCGACGCCTCGGCGCACGCCTGGGCCCGCCGGCTCCTCGGCTGA
- the coaD gene encoding pantetheine-phosphate adenylyltransferase yields the protein MTRVVCPGSFDPVTNGHLDIIERASFLFDEVVVVVLVNESKAGLFPIERRIELIAEATAEMENVTLDSYAGLLVDYCAQNDIQAIVKGLRAVSDFDYELQMAQMNGNLTGIDTVFIPTSPDYTFIASSLVKEVARHGGDVNGLVPKHVMNALDAAFGH from the coding sequence ATGACGCGCGTGGTGTGCCCCGGTTCCTTCGACCCCGTCACGAACGGCCACCTCGACATCATCGAGCGCGCCTCGTTCCTGTTCGACGAGGTCGTCGTGGTCGTCCTGGTCAACGAGAGCAAGGCGGGCCTGTTCCCGATCGAGCGCCGCATCGAGCTGATCGCCGAGGCGACCGCCGAGATGGAGAACGTCACGCTCGACTCCTACGCCGGCCTCCTGGTCGACTACTGCGCGCAGAACGACATCCAGGCCATCGTCAAGGGCCTGCGTGCCGTCTCGGACTTCGACTACGAGCTCCAGATGGCGCAGATGAACGGCAACCTCACGGGGATCGACACCGTCTTCATCCCGACGTCGCCGGACTACACGTTCATCGCGTCGAGCCTGGTCAAGGAGGTCGCGCGCCACGGCGGCGACGTCAACGGCCTCGTTCCCAAGCACGTGATGAACGCCCTCGACGCCGCGTTCGGGCACTGA
- a CDS encoding ATP-dependent DNA helicase RecG, translating to MTAIDFDTRLSKVVGDSAKKLEKAFDHRTVGDLLRHFPRRYIDLEHPDSFDELEEGQVVAFVATVIDVKKLSFRSNPRKFRVVVTLSDGRATMEAVFFNQYVVSKTPVGSQQLLSGEVSVYQGRLQLASPHMRELPEGKTLADLGRGGGALPIYPAGGGLTTWDVERAVQVALDVVDVFPEPIPDQVRSERGLLDAPTAYEYIHRPRKRADWVFAQTRLRFEEAFEVQAVFARRRTDSQQRRALARPGRGDGIRVAFEQRLPFQLTAGQAQVAGEIDQDLADTHPMHRLLQGEVGSGKTIVAVLAMLQVVDSGGQAALLAPTEVLATQHHRSIERMLGDLAKGGMLGGADEATRVRLLTGSMGAKARQQALLDIVSGEAGIVVGTHALLEETVRFADLGLVVIDEQHRFGVEQRSALSDRAAAADGVSPHVLVMTATPIPRTIAMTVFGDLEVSTLRELPAGRQPIQSNVVPVAEQPSWLERAWQRVHEEVARGRQAYVVVSRIGEAVADDDVEPPEDDEEEKRPTVGLVELADALEQGPLAGLRLGRLHGRMAADEKDAVMSAFAAGDVDVLVATTVVEVGVDVPNATMMIVMDADRFGVSQLHQLRGRVGRGSEPGLCLLVTGSPAGSPARERLAAVAASTDGFELSRLDVELRREGDVLGARQSGVRSSLRLLSVVRDEQVIADARDAAVATLASGDVPPDLEASIRRLEESDRADYLERA from the coding sequence ATGACCGCGATCGACTTCGACACCCGCCTGTCCAAGGTCGTGGGGGACTCGGCCAAGAAGCTCGAGAAGGCCTTCGACCACCGCACCGTCGGTGACCTCCTGCGCCACTTCCCGCGGCGCTACATCGACCTCGAACACCCTGACTCGTTCGACGAGCTCGAGGAGGGCCAGGTCGTCGCCTTCGTCGCCACCGTGATCGACGTCAAGAAGCTCTCATTCCGCAGCAACCCGCGCAAGTTCCGCGTCGTCGTCACCCTGTCGGACGGCAGGGCCACGATGGAGGCGGTGTTCTTCAACCAGTACGTGGTCTCCAAGACGCCCGTCGGCAGCCAGCAGCTGCTGTCGGGCGAGGTCTCGGTCTACCAGGGACGGCTCCAACTCGCGTCGCCCCACATGCGCGAGCTGCCCGAGGGCAAGACGCTCGCCGACCTCGGGCGCGGCGGCGGCGCACTGCCGATCTATCCCGCGGGCGGTGGGCTCACCACGTGGGACGTGGAGCGAGCGGTCCAGGTGGCGCTCGACGTCGTCGACGTGTTCCCCGAGCCGATCCCCGACCAGGTCCGCAGCGAGCGCGGCCTGCTCGACGCGCCCACGGCCTACGAGTACATCCACCGTCCGCGCAAGCGCGCCGACTGGGTGTTCGCCCAGACCCGGCTCCGCTTCGAGGAGGCCTTCGAGGTGCAGGCGGTCTTCGCGCGACGCCGGACCGACTCGCAGCAGCGGCGCGCGCTCGCTCGGCCGGGGCGCGGCGACGGGATCCGCGTCGCCTTCGAGCAGAGGCTGCCGTTCCAGCTCACAGCCGGCCAGGCGCAGGTGGCGGGCGAGATCGACCAGGACCTGGCCGACACGCATCCGATGCACCGGCTGCTGCAGGGCGAGGTCGGCTCGGGCAAGACGATCGTCGCCGTGCTGGCGATGCTGCAGGTCGTCGACTCCGGGGGACAGGCCGCGCTGCTGGCGCCCACCGAGGTGCTCGCCACCCAACACCACCGCAGCATCGAGCGGATGCTCGGCGACCTCGCGAAGGGCGGGATGCTCGGTGGCGCCGACGAGGCCACGCGAGTCCGGCTGCTCACCGGCTCGATGGGCGCGAAGGCGCGCCAGCAGGCACTGCTCGACATCGTCTCGGGCGAGGCCGGGATCGTCGTGGGCACGCACGCCCTGCTGGAGGAGACGGTGCGGTTCGCCGACCTCGGGCTCGTGGTGATCGACGAGCAGCACCGCTTCGGCGTCGAGCAGCGCTCGGCGCTCTCCGACCGCGCGGCGGCGGCCGACGGCGTGAGCCCCCACGTCCTCGTCATGACCGCCACGCCGATCCCGCGCACGATCGCGATGACGGTGTTCGGCGACCTCGAGGTCTCCACGCTGCGCGAGCTGCCCGCGGGCCGCCAGCCGATCCAGAGCAACGTCGTGCCCGTGGCGGAGCAGCCCTCGTGGCTCGAGCGCGCGTGGCAGCGGGTGCACGAGGAGGTCGCGCGCGGGCGCCAGGCCTACGTCGTGGTCTCGCGGATCGGCGAGGCCGTCGCGGATGACGACGTCGAGCCGCCCGAGGACGACGAGGAGGAGAAGCGGCCCACGGTCGGCCTCGTCGAGCTGGCCGATGCGCTCGAGCAGGGACCCCTCGCGGGGTTGCGGCTCGGCCGGCTGCACGGCCGCATGGCCGCCGACGAGAAGGACGCGGTGATGTCGGCCTTCGCGGCAGGCGACGTCGACGTGCTCGTCGCCACCACCGTCGTCGAGGTGGGCGTCGACGTCCCCAACGCCACGATGATGATCGTGATGGACGCCGACCGCTTCGGCGTCTCGCAGCTGCACCAGCTGCGCGGCCGCGTGGGCCGTGGCTCCGAGCCCGGGCTGTGCCTGCTGGTCACGGGGTCGCCGGCCGGTTCCCCGGCTCGCGAGCGCCTCGCCGCCGTGGCGGCCAGCACCGACGGCTTCGAGCTGTCGCGGCTCGACGTCGAGCTGCGGCGCGAGGGCGACGTGCTGGGCGCGCGCCAGTCCGGTGTCCGGTCGAGCCTGCGCCTGCTGTCGGTCGTGCGCGACGAGCAGGTCATCGCCGACGCCCGCGACGCCGCGGTGGCCACGCTGGCATCGGGTGACGTGCCGCCCGACCTCGAGGCGTCGATCCGCCGGCTCGAGGAGTCCGATCGCGCCGACTACCTGGAGCGGGCATGA